The Candidatus Stygibacter australis genome contains the following window.
AGATAACTAGTTTTATCATATTGAATCTCATAATTATAGACATTTTTTAAAACTTCAAGAGCATCATATCCGCTTGCCTTTTCTTCAATAAAATTACCTAGTAAATCAAATTTACCAACTTTTGAAAGAGGTTCCAGCATCAAATCATTTCCTTCAATATATTGAAGAGCGGAACACACCATATTAAAATCTTTATTTGATGTTAATGACGCTCTAATTGTTTTTATTAATTTATTATTTCCTGTTTCAAAAGCAATAATAAATACATTTTCACTTCCACTTAATGTAGCCTGAGAATCGCCATGATAGAATTTTTCCAAATTACAAAAAAGACCTATATGAACAGATTTCCAAAATATTTCCCATGCAGTATAACCATAACAATGATTTTCATTATGTTTATTTAATTTATCAATATCAAATCTGATACCAATAGGATTATTAAAAAAGAACATTTAACCTCCAGATAGCAACATTATTTATTTTTTACAATAGATATTCAAGAAATTTGTAAGAAAATCTCTTAGCTTGTTTATGCTTTTTATGAAATCTACAATACTAGGGCTTATCTTATAATATAATTTAACAAATAATTTTTCGAGATAGTTACTATAAAGAACTTTATCTCTGAATTCTCTATATTCGACAACTGAGGAATGATTGTAACTACCATAAGTGGGAGTAGCAATACTACCAATCTTATCTTCTTGTTTGATATCTTCTTCTCGTTCTTGGGGTTGTAAATGACCAATTAATTTATGCATAAATTCTTGTGGGGAAGTTTCACGACTCTCTGTCCAAGATAACAGGTTGATGCTGCCAAATCCTACAGTTCCTTCTCTTTTATAGAAATCATCACATTTGATTTTAATTTTTTTGTATTCATCATCTGGAATTATTCCCCTATGATAAGCCTCAATAATCATCATTTTAGTTTTTACCATTTGCTCTGTTGAAAATGAAATTTTCAGTTTCTTCTCAATTTTATCGATATACACTTCTTTTGGATATATAAAATCCTCCTTTTTATCCATTTCTTGATTATTATTTTTGCCACTAATGTGTATATGCCACGCCAGCTTATTTACTGTATATAACCTACTAAAGTTATGGTAAATTACTGTGCAATAACTCCAAATCGAGTAGTTATTGTACAGTCCTCAATCATCCAAGTCCAAATCATCTATTGGGCTCTTGGTATTCGAAATTCTAAATTTAATCCCTCGATTCAAGATACAATCCCAAAACCAATCTTTTCTGTAATTCCTGTCAATTTATTTTTCCCTTTAAAGCAATTTTATGTAAGAGCTGATCTACCTTTGGCAATATCTGAATTTCTTGAATTACATAATCTGTAGTGAAATGTAAACTGAGAATTATACGATTGAAAATCCGCTAATCTATCTTTTCTAAGCTATTCTGGAAGTGAAAAGAATTCCAGGTTAGCCAATTTTGATGAAATCGCAAAATCTATTGTCCATAAAATGCATAGTATAGTATATAATATAGAATGTTCTTAACACAATATTAGTATAATTTAAATATATACTATATAGGATGGTATGATGGTAAAGATAAAAAATAAAGATCAGTTAGAAATCGTTGGAGTAGAAAATTGGCGTAATGGTTACTCACTAAAGAAGATAGCGCGATTGGAAAAATCATGGGCTTTAGTCTTTCGTGAATATATTCTACCTTACCTTCCCGTGAAGTTCATAAAGAAATTTTACTTTTATAAGACAGGTAGAAATTCCAAAGAACTTTATTCTACGATTGGAGCAGCCATTCTTCAGCAGTTTTTTGATTTATCAGACGCAGAAACAGTAGAAAAGTTAGCTTTCGATCAGCAATGGCACGTTGCTTTAGATTGTTTTGACGATGAAGATCAAGTTATGTGCGAGAGAACACTTTTTAGCATGCATACCCATATATCAGAAGAAAATCTGGCTGATAAGATATTTGCTCTTGCAACCGATGTGATGGTCGAAGCCTTACAAATAGATGTCAGTAAACAAAGACTTGATTCAGTTCATGTAAATTCCAATATGGCATGCTAAATTAGCATCTGTATCAAATTGACTAAAAAGGTATAAAGCATCATGCAAGGCTGATTGATAATTAGTTTTTATAAAGTCAGCTTCGTCATATGGTAAATCAGACGAATTATAAATCCCATTACCATCTACCTGCATCATATTTAATCCTGTTTCAGCTAATTCCCTACTCATAATAATTCTTGAATAAATCAGGTTACCGTAAGGACCAAATTGCTTGATGGCATCGTCGATAATTTCAAGAGCCTTAAATCTATGTCCATTTCTAAATAAACAATAAGCATAAATGTCTGTGATTTCTGGATGGGCTTCCTGATTTCTATACAAATCTTCCACAGTTGCTAAGGCTCTGGTACTATTATTCATAGTTATTTCATCATAGGCAGAATCTATAATTTGCACGATTTCTGGATCCAATTCCATCACAGGCATTTGTTCCATTTCCTCATAGTCAAAGAAAATTCTGGTAAATTGTTTTGGGGTTTCAGGTGCTTTTTCATTATCCGATTTATCAGGATCTTTTATTACCTCGTTAGTGGCGCAGGAAGCAAAAAATATTACACTGACCAAGATAAATAATTTAATAAAACTGTTCATATCTCCTCCTCTTAATTTCATTTAATATAGTTTATATGCACATATTTGCCTGTAATTAATTTTCAATATGCCGATAAATTATCAAATCACCAAAATCAGGAATTTCACTAATGCTTTCAATTTTGGGTTCGGCATAAAGCGTGTGGATAACCAGATCATATTGATTAAAAAGACCATCCCCTTTCCCACAATAAGAGCTTCCTGGATCACTTTTGTCTTCGTAATACAATCCAACATGAACAGTGTCCCAATATACAAAATCACCTGGGTGGATTCCATTTTCACCAACTATAATTACGTCATTTTGTGCATCCAAATAATTACCGTTTTGCTCTGTTGCCTGTCTGGCAATAATTTTTGTTTTAGTAAGGTTTTTTATACTGTCATAAGCAAGTTGATATCCTGACATCTGATAAGCAGCAACAGCAAAATCAGCGCAGTCAGCACCTATAAATAACTCAGTTTGATGATTATCCAAATCATTTCCAGTAAAGCTTGCGCTGCCCCAAATATATGGCAGATTACACATAGCAAGGGCACAATTGATAACTTCGCAGTCAGTATTACCTTTCAAGCTGATGCGATGCACTTTGTTGCTAATTGAGCCCTTATATTTAGAGTCTTTCCCTGGTGTCGAAAAAGTATCACCATCAATATTGAGTACAGCTTTATAACGCATTGTCCCCGTCACTTTGCCATTACAAAATACCGGTTTGAAAACAGTGGGAGTCACATCGGCTGTAACGATAAACTGATTTCGCCATTCAACAATTTCTGTTTCTTTGTAGGGGATATTCTCCCAATGCCAGGATGGCGTAGTATTACTATAGTAATCACCGTTTGCTTCCTCAATTTTATACCATTTTATTGATGATTCACCAGCTTCATCCCAATGTACAGTTTCGTTGCCAGATATTCCAGAATCTACAATCGATATATTGTCAACAGGAGAGTAATTGATAATATTATTTTGTAGTTTTTGATTGAAAACAATGCTCAATTTGATATCATCATCGATGGATGCGATTTTAGAGTCAATAGTATAAGCGCTGTTATTGATACTGGAAATTATTTGTATGGTCCCAGTATCAGAAAATAGAAAGCTTGAAAAAGCAAAAATGACAAATAAGACTATTATATTTATCTTTTTAGTAATCATATTATCTTAACACCTCTTTCACTTTACTGTATAAAGTAATTCAGAATTAAACATATCAGCCGGGGAGATAACTGCCATATCCATGGGTAATCCCTCGGGGTAGCGTTTTTTAATACTTTTTGAAAATGTATCAAATTGAAAATCTGCAAATTAAATTAATATTCAACTGTTTTTGTTTTGTTTTTGGCAATCTCTTTATCAAGTTCTTTCTTAAGCAATTCCAATTTTTTTGATACCAATTCCTGCATATCAAAGGAGGGTAATATATATGTGCCATAGGGACAATTATAAGTTAATGTTTTAAGATATGATCTGGAATACGAGATTACCATAGCAAGTGCTGAATTCTCTAAACCATTGGAAGAGGGGGCAGACTTCCTATCTTGAATATAAAAATACCCATGAATTAGACAAGAGATTTTATATCCTTTTCGTTTTCTGGGTGGTGAAATACTAAGTTTCAGGCATAATCTGAAAAAATCATCATTCTTATTATTGTATTGTTTATCAAAGTCAACTTTAATAATACTATCTTCCAGGATTACTCGATCATCATCACTGTTGGCAATTGTCTTAACAGAATGCTCCAGTGATTTAATTTCAATTAATTTTAACGGGGACTCAGTCACTTTTATCATCATAACTCCTATGCCGCTTTGGGCTTTGAGTCAGGACTATCCTTTTTTATATCAGCAATTGACTCTGTTAACTTTGTGATTTCATCCTTAAGTTGCTTCTTCAATGTTTCTCCTGCTTCCAAAGCACATGGATTATATTCAACTTCACTTGAAGACAGCATAATTATATTACTTTCCGAAATTAATGCAAGCGAAATATCAATATTTAATATTCTTTCAATTTTGGCAATGTGCTTCAAATTAAGAAGTTTATTACCATTGAAGACGTTACTTAAAAAAGAAGGATGAACAGCCATTTTCTCTGATAATTCTTTTTGATTAATACCGATAATTCTCATTCTATCTTTTACGTCTTCAAGAAATTGTAATTGAATACCAAAAGCACTGACTTCATCTACTATTTCATCGTTAAACCCGCTGATAAATTCTCTAAATTCCTGCTTCATATTTTCCTCCTGGGACGTTTTTTCAATTCTATTTCTAAAATGTCCTGGATATATTTTTCTTTGGCAATGTTACCAATAATTTTTCGTTCTTGAGCCTGGTTTTTTTCCCCTTGTTTTACATGTACGCGACTCATCACGATGTGATATTTACCATTAATTTTATGCTCCTGGCAATAAATCCGCAAATTCCCGAATATTGCAGCATTTCCTAGAAACTTCATTGCTACAACCTGATTTGGAGCTCCATCATTCTCTTCCCTATACATTTCTTTTTTGTACTGGTTTTCCTTCCTTTCATAAAGAAATAGCAATATCTTGATAAAATGAACCACTCTTTGATCATTTTTCCTGATTGCTGAAAGAATTTCTTTCTTTCTTCTGCTATCCCAATAAAGAAGAAACTTAGCTTTAATTACTTCACTAGCGTTGAATTTTGGACTAATTTCCTGATAATTAACTTCTTCAATCAGCATATTCACTCTATATGTCAATAAATTTACCTATAGGTAAATTTGTCAATCTTTTTTCTAGATGATTTCTTTCGAATTCTTGTAATTTAGACAATTTATTTTTTTTCATAATTAATCCCTTTTTCTCTGAATATATGAAATTTACATTACATGATATTATAAAAAGACCATAGCTTATGCAAATTTAACAGTAACACATCTATCACTAATCATTATATAAACAATGAATACTTAACTTTCATCTCACCCCAATTGCTATTTAATTCAATACTTTGTCAAGTAGAAATAGATTTTATTAACTAACCAAATATAATAATCTGTATTGAACATAGGATTGAATATATGTATTTCAGTGAATTGATTATTAGCAAAGATTCAGGTATTATTATCAGTTAGGCAAATAATCATAAATTCCTTGACAAGATCAATAATGAAGTCATTTATTTACAAGAAATTAAAGGTTGGAAAAATGTTAAGGAGATTATCATGGATAAACGCTTCTGTAGAATAGTGATTTTCTGCTTTTTAGCTATATTTATCAGTTTAGCAATATATGCCGATACAGCAGTTATTGAGCAAAGTGCAAGCATGGAAGAAATTTTAAAGGAAATTCGCAATATCCAGCAGGTTGACACAAATGCAGCTATAATTCCGGATACGGTAAGTGATGAATATCTTATAAAACTGGGTAAAGCAATCGTGGCTCATATTTATTCTGACACTCAGGAGCAAGTTAAGCTGGAAAACAAGCTGGCAAGCGAAGGATCTGAGCAGCAGCAAGACATGTATAAATTATCAGGTTATAGATACATAGAAAGCGGATTTGATTTAGAAATTAACAAAGAAATGCTTGATTCCTGGATTCAGGGCAAAGGTGCTGTGATAGTTGATGATTTTAACACTGATAAAAATGATGATGATTACAACCCAGCATACGGTGAGGCTTTAATTATCCTTGCTCTATTTATTATTATAATTATTATCTATATTTTTAATAAAATCAAAAAAAAGAAGTCAACCTCTGAAGATACTTCCTCAATTTGATTTAATTGTAACCTAACTCGGCTAAACCGAAAACAAAAATAAAGATTTTTCAAACACAGAGGACACTGAGAAATGTAATGTGAAGACTTTTTTAGGCAACGAACAAGACGAACAAAACAATCTTACTAAAGCAAATAATGAAAGAATTATTAACCAAGGAAGATACAGTTTTTTTGCGTATCCAGACCATCCCTGGTCTGATTTAACTAAATCGGGTAGTAAATTTGTCAATTGACCTGTCGCCAGGAGTCTTGTCGAATCGCTCAGGTTAGTTATGGATTACGGTATAAAGCAATTCTGAATTATACATATCAGCCGGGGAAATTACAGACATATCCAAGGGTACTCCCTGTGGGTAGCGTTTTTTCATGAGCTTCTGTACTTCAGGAGATGACAGATCGAAATCTGCCATGGTTTTAAGTTCCCCAATATCAATACCTAAAGCTCGATGATAAATTTTCCAGACCAGTTCGGAGCAGTAAATACTTTCATCTGACCAGTCGAAGTAAATGTCATAAGGTTTATTCAGAAACTGGTCTCCGGATTCTTTCATTTTCAGTAAATTATCTTCGGTCAGCACATTTTTCCAGTTTTTAAGTCGCTTCACAACGTAATGATGATCTTCTCCTCTGGCAATCCACTCTTTAAATGGGGTTGTTTTTACTGGACCGACAGCTTCATAAACATATATCTTACCTTCCAGTATATAGATAATCCCCATGTGACTGTATTGTGAATGAGTTGCCTTTTGGATAGCCAGGCTCTGACTGGATTTTGAGACCTGAAAGATGATATCCCCGTTGTGGAGCATATCTTGCTGGCATGAGCAGATCAAAATCACACATACCAGCAATATTGCTACAGTAAATTTCTTAATAATTTTCTTTCCTTTGCTATTTATACAGGTCTATAGACTAAAATTAAAGAATGGAAAGATCTTCAGGAAGCCATTTTCATTGTAATTGATCATCCCTAACTGCAAATTCTGACCACCTCCAGTGATAATATTCAAAAATCCTATCTGCAAACCAACCATATCCTCTCTAACATAATTAACAGTACTTAATTGTGCTCCCGTCATGCTGCCAGATGCTGATAAAACTTCGCCAAACTGGATTCCAACAGAATTTCCCTCATTGAAATTGATCGTATTGAACTGGATACCAGTAAAGTCTTTATTCACCTGGCTGAAAAACCCGATGTCCAGGCCGGTGAAATTATCGGTTGAACTATTTACCAGATTCAATTTAAATCCTTCCACGGGAGTGCTTGCAGGATGAAGCTGCAAGGTATTGATCACACCCACCTGGAAAACTTCCTCAGCAAAAAGACTTGTGAATAAAAATAAAACGCAGAAAAATATTAGCTTTTTCATAATAACTCCTTTTTTAATATAAAATTTATCAATCCATATCTGGTCAAGAATTTTCAAAGTGAGTTGAGAATTCTTCTAATACAGATGATTGGCTTTAATGAACTCGTCAATATCGACATTCCAGACTCTGCCCAGGATATTGAACAGCCTGATCTCTTCGGTAGCAATTTTCCCGTCAGATATCACTATCTTAAAGGCAAATTTTAGTAATTCGATTCTTTCTTCTTCAGAAGAGCTGCCTTTATATTCCAGAGCAGTTTCTTCCAATTTCAATTTAATCTCTTCTTCACTCAAAAAAAGCAATGAACCGGTTAACTGATGATGATCAAAGTCAATCTTATCCTCATTTTCTTCGAGATATTTTATGATCAGATCAAGCTCAGAGGAACTTACTTCTCCATCACAAGATGAAAGAAGATAAAGCATCGTAAATGCACTTTTTACATTATCCATGGGTACTCCTTTTTTTTTAACCAGACGTAGGCAATCAATCTGCTCAGATCCGGTAATTCTAAATTCTCTATTATTCCAGAACAAACTAACTGAGAATCAGCAGTATGAATTACATTCAGAAAATTAAACTTACTCTATTTTTAGTCAATTAAAACTTAGATATAAGTTACTTAACCTAAATATTACCTCTAAAAACAAATTTTAGGAGCTAAATAGGAGCATATAGGCATAAAAGCGATATCTGGTTCAGGGAAAAGAAATATAATTATTTCGATATCAACTAAAACATAATTAATCAGTCAATACGTTATTATCATAAGAGATTTTGACAGGATTTAAGGTGGAACAACAAAGCACATAGTGACGTTTTAATGTTAGATTGTGCTAAGTTGTTCTGGTTTAGGGGTGGGAAATAGTTGTTAAATAGTTTTATAATAAATGATTATAGGTAGAAAGTACCTGAAATTTAGGTGAAAAACGGGTTTGGGTTGAGAAATGGTGATAAATGGAGATATTTAATAATTTTTGAGTGGGAACAGTTGTATTGATTATGGTGATTGTTGAAAATGTGAAAGATGGGTGATGATGTATAAATGAGATAGCTGGATATTTGCATTGCTAACTGGTTTATTTGTTGTGATTTATAAACAACTCACTCTGATCAACCATTGCGGAGGTTTAGCAACCATTCGCAAGGTTTTGGTTGGGAGCAAATATTAATTTAATTTGACTGATTGGCAGGCAATAATCAGACTGTTAACAGGAGAGATCAATGTTATTATATGCGATATTTTACTTTGCTTGTATAGTTATTGCGGGACGGAAGTACTGGCAGGAAGAGCAGAGCAGTTTAGGTTTTATAGCAGGAGCTTTGCTGGGACCTGTCGGTGTGGTTATTGTCTATTACATGCCGGGCATACTTTCTAATTCATTTGTCACTAACCGTGTGGGTAAGTATGACAACAGTCTCAATGCTGCTGATCTGCTAAGTTTTACGGGTGTTTATGAAGACCAAAATCGATTGGAAGAGATCAAAAAGCGTCAGGTAGGAGCGGGATTTCAGGTAAGCAAGGTTTATATGCCGGTAACTAATGGCTGCTTTATTGCCATGCTTACACCTGTAGCGATGTTTTTTATTGCGTTTGTTTTTCGTTTTCTGGTTCACCCTGAACCGGCAAGTTTCGGAACAGTTATAGATTCCAGTCTTACATTTTTGATTTTCTTTATTCCCTTTGTTCTTTGTCTTAGTAATAAGCGTACTAATTATATTTGTCCACGCTGCGGTCATATTCATCAGGTGACCAGTCAATTTGAAAGGTTTATGGGCATTTTCAAAGACTTTGATCCCAATGAAACCGGCTGCCGTGAATGCGATTATCTGCCTTCACGAGACAGGGTGATCACGGTATCATAGCATTTTTCCATTAAATAAATTGAAGACATTTAATAAATTGCCCAACGTATTAAGGTTGCAAAATGAATGGATAAGAGTTCATTAAGGACTTAATAATACAAGAGCAAAGTAACAATTAGTTTTGCGAAAGTGTTAAATTAGTTATATTATATGTAAATAGTTATAAATATGATAGATAAGACATAAGTGAGATGTCAGGAGTGCTGAATTATAAGGAGTGTAGATGAGAAATGAAGTGATACACGATATTGAGAGGAATCAATTTTATCTGGAATTTGAGGGTAAACGGGCATTTTTGGATTACAAAGAGATCGATGATAAGTTACTGGAATTTCACCGGACTTTTGTACCGCGAGCTTTGCGTAAACAGGGTTTAGCCTCGTTAGTGGTCTATGCTGCCCTGGAATATGCCAGGAATAACGGAATCAGAGTAATTCCCGCCTGTTCCTTTGTGAAACACTTTATAGAAACGCATAAGATGTTTCAGGATCTGGTGGCAATCTGATCATTAATTGAAGTAATAAAAATAATAAATTGGATAATCTGGAGATATAGATGACAGTTAAAGAAGCGATCGAAAAAAGAAGGTCATTGCGTTCTATGGGTAAATTAGAGGTTACCGATGAACTGATCAGAGAACTGGGTGAAAGTGCACAGCTTGCGGCATCGTGTTATAATAATCAGCCGTGGCAGTATGTGTTTGTGTATGAAGCGGGTAGATTGAAAGAGATGCAGGGAGCTTTGAGCAAGGGTAACGATTGGGCAAATAAAGCAGGATTGATAATTGCGGTATTAGGCAAAAAGGAAGATGATTGCGTGATCCATGACCGTGAATATTACCATTTTGATATTGGTATGGCGACGGCTCAGATGATATTACGGGCAACTGAGATGGGTTTAATGGTCCATCCTATAGCGGGGTATAGTCCCAGAAAAACCAGGGAAATATTGCAAATACCGGAAGATAGGGAAGTGATAGCGCTTTTGATAGTGGGTGGAGAACCTGAAGGGATTGATGAGGATCTATCTGAGCAGCAGAAAGCAGGGGAGTTGGAGCGTCCGGAACGTAAGAAGCTGGACGAGTTTATCTTTCATAATCAGTATAAATAATTCGTGACCAACCATTTTGAAGATATCAGCCTATGCATATCTCCGAAATTTCAACGATATTTATCTCAATTGTATTTTTGATTATTCCCCGGTAGGGGATAAAGAAGCATAGACTCCGGTGAAACAAAGTGCCACCGGAGGTATAAATGTCTATTGTGACGCCCCTTCCTCATCCAGCGCTGCGCGCTGGATGAGGAAGGGGATGACGTGTTTTTTCTTTATTCCTCTGGTTGCAGAGTACTGCTACCAGAGGCTATGCATCTTAAACCCTTACCCGGGACATTAGAATAAAATGTGAAGTATCGTTCTATCAACAGATAACTTAGCCTATATAGAATTTTACAAAACAGGGGGATGCCAGTTTGAAATTGACCTGTCTAAGACCTTACGAATGGTCTTGTACCTTGGCAATGTTGACCGATATCAGTTCAATAACTAAGCTCTTTCAGGAATTTGATCCCATCTCTTATTTCCACACCATGTTTCATTATTTCTGTTTTTAGTTTGAAGACTATTTGAGTTGCCGGGATATTGTATTTTTCCTTGAAGTAGAGCAGGTTTTTGGTTGGATTGTTTTCTGATAGTTGTAACCCCATAACTGACTGAATTATTAGGTGTCTATCCGTAAAAATCATCATATATTACCTGACAATTGCTCACCGTAATGAGAATTTGTCACGATAATTGCTCAATACGGTGAGCAATTGTCAGGTTTGTTAACTGTGAAAGCAGAGTTGAATTTTAACAA
Protein-coding sequences here:
- a CDS encoding CFI-box-CTERM domain-containing protein, whose amino-acid sequence is MFFFNNPIGIRFDIDKLNKHNENHCYGYTAWEIFWKSVHIGLFCNLEKFYHGDSQATLSGSENVFIIAFETGNNKLIKTIRASLTSNKDFNMVCSALQYIEGNDLMLEPLSKVGKFDLLGNFIEEKASGYDALEVLKNVYNYEIQYDKTSYLHTAIKPQAKYEISGEDSQLSEIKPSAGDGCFIATATYGDYNHPKVIEFRKFRDDFLSKKIFGRFFIKVYYLISPHLSGIVRHNTTLKQISQSVLDKIYVKIKNRHQ
- a CDS encoding CFI-box-CTERM domain-containing protein yields the protein MDKKEDFIYPKEVYIDKIEKKLKISFSTEQMVKTKMMIIEAYHRGIIPDDEYKKIKIKCDDFYKREGTVGFGSINLLSWTESRETSPQEFMHKLIGHLQPQEREEDIKQEDKIGSIATPTYGSYNHSSVVEYREFRDKVLYSNYLEKLFVKLYYKISPSIVDFIKSINKLRDFLTNFLNIYCKK
- a CDS encoding transposase, producing MMVKIKNKDQLEIVGVENWRNGYSLKKIARLEKSWALVFREYILPYLPVKFIKKFYFYKTGRNSKELYSTIGAAILQQFFDLSDAETVEKLAFDQQWHVALDCFDDEDQVMCERTLFSMHTHISEENLADKIFALATDVMVEALQIDVSKQRLDSVHVNSNMAC
- a CDS encoding NlpC/P60 family protein, with the protein product MITKKINIIVLFVIFAFSSFLFSDTGTIQIISSINNSAYTIDSKIASIDDDIKLSIVFNQKLQNNIINYSPVDNISIVDSGISGNETVHWDEAGESSIKWYKIEEANGDYYSNTTPSWHWENIPYKETEIVEWRNQFIVTADVTPTVFKPVFCNGKVTGTMRYKAVLNIDGDTFSTPGKDSKYKGSISNKVHRISLKGNTDCEVINCALAMCNLPYIWGSASFTGNDLDNHQTELFIGADCADFAVAAYQMSGYQLAYDSIKNLTKTKIIARQATEQNGNYLDAQNDVIIVGENGIHPGDFVYWDTVHVGLYYEDKSDPGSSYCGKGDGLFNQYDLVIHTLYAEPKIESISEIPDFGDLIIYRHIEN
- a CDS encoding helix-turn-helix transcriptional regulator — translated: MKQEFREFISGFNDEIVDEVSAFGIQLQFLEDVKDRMRIIGINQKELSEKMAVHPSFLSNVFNGNKLLNLKHIAKIERILNIDISLALISESNIIMLSSSEVEYNPCALEAGETLKKQLKDEITKLTESIADIKKDSPDSKPKAA
- a CDS encoding YiiX family permuted papain-like enzyme; amino-acid sequence: MKKFTVAILLVCVILICSCQQDMLHNGDIIFQVSKSSQSLAIQKATHSQYSHMGIIYILEGKIYVYEAVGPVKTTPFKEWIARGEDHHYVVKRLKNWKNVLTEDNLLKMKESGDQFLNKPYDIYFDWSDESIYCSELVWKIYHRALGIDIGELKTMADFDLSSPEVQKLMKKRYPQGVPLDMSVISPADMYNSELLYTVIHN
- a CDS encoding TerB family tellurite resistance protein translates to MDNVKSAFTMLYLLSSCDGEVSSSELDLIIKYLEENEDKIDFDHHQLTGSLLFLSEEEIKLKLEETALEYKGSSSEEERIELLKFAFKIVISDGKIATEEIRLFNILGRVWNVDIDEFIKANHLY
- a CDS encoding GNAT family N-acetyltransferase — its product is MRNEVIHDIERNQFYLEFEGKRAFLDYKEIDDKLLEFHRTFVPRALRKQGLASLVVYAALEYARNNGIRVIPACSFVKHFIETHKMFQDLVAI
- a CDS encoding nitroreductase family protein: MTVKEAIEKRRSLRSMGKLEVTDELIRELGESAQLAASCYNNQPWQYVFVYEAGRLKEMQGALSKGNDWANKAGLIIAVLGKKEDDCVIHDREYYHFDIGMATAQMILRATEMGLMVHPIAGYSPRKTREILQIPEDREVIALLIVGGEPEGIDEDLSEQQKAGELERPERKKLDEFIFHNQYK